In Clostridia bacterium, the DNA window TGTGGGGTGCAATGGTGAGATTCGGGCCTACCTGGTCAGCCCTTGGCGTTGCCTGCCTTATTTGGATCGGTCTGGTTGTTGCCTTTATTGATCTCTACCATTATCGTATTCCAGATTCTGTCACGATTACCGGGATGGTGCTGGGCATTATGTTTACCTTGGCCAGGAACCTTGAAGGGGCAGCAGAGTTGGGCCCAGTTGCGTGGCGGACGCTCGAGCAATGCTTTTACGGAGCTGTTGCAGGCGGAGGGTTTCTTTGGTTAGTTGGATTTTTAAGCCGAGGGGGCATGGGGGGAGGAGATATCAA includes these proteins:
- a CDS encoding prepilin peptidase; amino-acid sequence: MPAWLGTGDSVATQIFALVLGAVVGSFLNVCIWRIPQGESVVYPPSHCPHCGQRLKAWQMIPILSYLLLRGRCAFCSQTIGWIYPTVEALGALSLWGAMVRFGPTWSALGVACLIWIGLVVAFIDLYHYRIPDSVTITGMVLGIMFTLARNLEGAAELGPVAWRTLEQCFYGAVAGGGFLWLVGFLSRGGMGGGDI